The following are encoded together in the Salvelinus alpinus chromosome 37, SLU_Salpinus.1, whole genome shotgun sequence genome:
- the LOC139565895 gene encoding SIN3-HDAC complex-associated factor-like, protein MFGFHKPKMYRSIDGCCICRAKSSSSRFTDSKRYERDFHSCFGLSEVRFGEICNACVLLVKRWKKLPDGSIKNWNHVVDAKGSGSSWKTTVRTKKMKMKRGARPSQISRVQKELKRHNSDAHSTTSSASPAHSPSYSNQSDEGSDVELSPGATHSPVFSFLDLTYWKRQKVCCGIIYKGRFGEVLLDPHLYKPCCQKKRQHQPKEEGEEEAQASRANVMRHAPPNSPPPPQVKED, encoded by the exons ATGTTTGGCTTCCACAAGCCCAAGATGTACCGGAGCATAGATGGTTGCTGTATCTGTCGGGCCAAGTCTTCCAGCTCCCGCTTCACCGACAGCAAGCGCTACGAGAGGGACTTTCACAGCTGTTTCGG GCTGAGTGAGGTGCGTTTTGGGGAGATCTGTAATGCCTGTGTTCTCCTGGTGAAAAGGTGGAAGAAACTCCCAGACGGATCCATAAAGAACTGGAATCAT GTTGTTGATGCTAAAGGTTCAGGGTCAAGCTGGAAGACGACAGTGAGAACCAagaagatgaagatgaagaggGGAGCCAGGCCAAGCCAGATCAGCCGAGTGCAGAAGGAGCTCAAGAGACACA ACTCTGACGCCCACAGCACCACCTCCAGTGCCTCCCCCGCCCATTCTCCAAGCTACAGCAACCAATCAGACGAGGGCTCGGACGTGGAACTCTCACCAGGTGCCACCCACTCGCCAGTCTTCTCTTTCCTGGACCTCACCTACTGGAAAAG GCAGAAAGTGTGCTGTGGCATCATCTACAAGGGACGCTTCGGAGAGGTCCTCTTAGACCCCCACCTCTACAAGCCCTGCTGCCAGAAGAAACGGCAGCACCAGCcaaaagaggaaggagaggaggaagcacAGGCGAGCAGAGCGAACGTGATGCGCCACGCCCCACCGAACAGCCCCCCGCCCCCCCAGGTTAAAGAAGATTAG